One stretch of Streptomyces agglomeratus DNA includes these proteins:
- a CDS encoding aminoglycoside phosphotransferase family protein, translated as MSAAQSYPGPHPVDDDLVRRLIAGQFPQWAGLAVERFPSGGTVNEVYRLGDRMSVRLPLREGGAGDVALEREWLPRLAPRLPAAVPEVLGAGEPAEGYPWPWSVYGWLAGENPEAGALSEPVALAGDLAGFVTAMRSVTLPGAPEAHRGGPLASLDASTRAAIEELRGIPQEGIDCDAVAAVWEDALRAPAWDGPPVWLHADLMPGNLLVRGGRLTSVIDFGCVGVGDPACDLFPAWNLLPPPAREVFREALCVDDATWERGRGRTLSQALIALPHYRTTNRAMAHNARHVIRAVLEEDQHDVAPNPAPH; from the coding sequence ATGAGCGCAGCGCAGTCGTATCCCGGCCCGCACCCCGTCGACGACGACCTCGTACGGAGGCTGATCGCCGGCCAGTTCCCGCAGTGGGCGGGGCTGGCGGTGGAGCGGTTTCCGTCCGGGGGCACGGTCAACGAGGTGTACCGGCTGGGCGACCGCATGTCCGTACGGCTTCCGCTGAGGGAAGGCGGCGCCGGGGACGTGGCGCTGGAGCGCGAGTGGCTGCCCCGCCTCGCGCCCCGGTTGCCGGCCGCAGTCCCCGAGGTGCTCGGGGCCGGGGAGCCCGCCGAGGGGTATCCGTGGCCGTGGTCGGTGTACGGGTGGCTGGCGGGGGAGAACCCCGAGGCGGGGGCGCTGAGCGAGCCGGTGGCGCTGGCCGGGGACCTTGCCGGGTTCGTGACGGCGATGCGGAGCGTCACCCTGCCGGGGGCGCCGGAGGCCCACCGCGGCGGGCCGCTCGCCTCGCTCGACGCGTCGACGCGGGCGGCGATCGAGGAGCTGCGCGGGATCCCGCAGGAGGGCATCGACTGTGATGCCGTGGCCGCCGTATGGGAGGACGCGCTGCGGGCCCCGGCCTGGGACGGGCCGCCGGTGTGGCTGCATGCCGACCTGATGCCGGGCAATCTGCTGGTGCGCGGCGGCAGGCTGACCTCGGTGATCGACTTCGGGTGCGTGGGAGTGGGCGATCCGGCCTGCGACCTGTTCCCGGCGTGGAATCTTCTCCCGCCGCCCGCGAGGGAGGTCTTCCGCGAGGCGCTGTGCGTGGACGACGCGACCTGGGAGCGCGGCCGGGGGCGGACGCTCTCGCAGGCACTGATCGCCCTGCCGCACTACCGGACGACGAACCGGGCGATGGCGCACAACGCCCGGCACGTGATCCGGGCGGTGCTGGAAGAGGACCAGCACGACGTTGCCCCGAACCCGGCCCCGCACTAA
- a CDS encoding VOC family protein translates to MSYAQQHPHASERSVTAVELNHTVVHASDRHLSAEFIAVILGLTAGAPFGPFLPVDLGNGVTLDYYEMRDEPIQSQHYAFLVPDAQFDAVIARLEAVGVTYYADPGHTEPGKINRLFGGRGAYFDDPDGHNMEIMTRPYVRP, encoded by the coding sequence ATGTCGTACGCACAGCAGCACCCGCACGCCTCCGAGCGGTCGGTGACCGCCGTAGAGCTGAACCACACCGTCGTTCACGCCAGTGACCGGCACCTGTCGGCGGAGTTCATCGCAGTGATCCTGGGACTGACGGCCGGCGCCCCGTTCGGGCCCTTCCTGCCCGTCGATCTCGGCAACGGCGTGACGCTCGACTACTACGAAATGAGAGACGAGCCGATCCAGTCGCAGCACTACGCGTTCCTCGTGCCCGACGCGCAGTTCGACGCCGTGATCGCTCGGCTTGAGGCGGTCGGAGTCACCTATTACGCCGACCCCGGTCACACCGAACCCGGCAAGATCAACCGTCTCTTCGGCGGCCGCGGCGCCTACTTCGACGACCCGGACGGCCACAACATGGAGATCATGACCCGCCCCTACGTCCGCCCGTAA
- a CDS encoding polysaccharide lyase 6 family protein, with protein sequence MQRRTFLTGTLLGAAVAAVPLDALLSTRASAAVTAPVTSLDALQNAIDRAVPGDRIVLADGTYTVPSGRAVSVSGKHGTSSAPITIVSESRGGAVLQGERSFVLSNSSHITLSGFAFRQSTTLEIPASCPGVRLTRNDFRFADISGLDWVVVRGDDAKIDRNRFHDKTTEGIFVVVDGPGSTAMAQRLHIFRNHFSGHSFAGANGGEPIRLGVSSRALSSAHAVVEYNLFERCDGDPETISVKSSDNTVRHNTIRDSRGGIVLRHGNHTTTEGNYLIGGTEGVRVYGNDHLVVNNYLSGLSGRALVIGSGTTRDHHPGETTEERRGNDACDRAVIVHNTLIGNAGTLSGETRDYEPRDVVVADNLLVAAAGSLVAMGKTTGFTWQSNILWGAASNGNIPSGGYRRIDPLLRQESDGISRLTAGSPAIGAATLVSASVADDIDGHQRGTARDIGADEYTTLPPVRRPLTAADVGPNAA encoded by the coding sequence CGCCATCGACCGCGCGGTGCCCGGCGATCGGATCGTGCTGGCCGACGGCACGTACACCGTCCCGTCGGGACGCGCCGTCAGCGTCTCGGGCAAGCACGGCACCAGTAGCGCACCGATCACCATCGTCTCGGAATCTCGCGGCGGTGCGGTGCTCCAGGGCGAGCGCAGCTTCGTCCTGAGTAACTCCAGCCACATCACCCTCAGCGGATTCGCCTTCCGCCAGAGCACCACTCTGGAGATCCCCGCGAGCTGCCCCGGTGTCCGGCTGACCCGGAACGACTTCCGGTTCGCCGACATCAGCGGTCTCGACTGGGTCGTCGTACGGGGCGACGACGCCAAGATCGACCGCAACCGCTTCCACGACAAGACGACCGAAGGCATCTTCGTCGTCGTCGACGGGCCGGGCTCGACCGCCATGGCCCAGCGCCTCCACATCTTCAGGAACCACTTCTCCGGCCACAGCTTCGCCGGCGCCAACGGCGGCGAGCCGATCCGGCTCGGCGTCAGCAGCCGGGCGCTGTCCAGCGCCCACGCGGTCGTGGAGTACAACCTGTTCGAGCGGTGCGACGGGGACCCCGAGACCATCTCGGTGAAGTCCTCGGACAACACCGTCCGGCACAACACGATTCGAGACAGCCGCGGCGGAATCGTGCTGCGCCACGGCAACCACACGACGACGGAGGGCAATTACCTGATCGGCGGTACCGAGGGGGTGCGCGTCTACGGCAACGACCACCTGGTCGTCAACAACTACCTCAGCGGTCTGTCGGGCCGTGCCCTGGTGATCGGCAGCGGCACCACGCGCGACCACCACCCCGGCGAGACGACCGAGGAGAGGCGCGGCAACGACGCGTGCGACCGTGCGGTGATCGTGCACAACACCCTGATCGGCAACGCCGGAACGCTCTCGGGCGAGACACGGGACTACGAGCCGCGGGACGTGGTCGTCGCGGACAACCTCCTGGTCGCCGCCGCCGGCAGCCTGGTGGCGATGGGGAAGACGACCGGCTTCACCTGGCAGAGCAACATCCTGTGGGGTGCGGCGTCCAACGGCAACATCCCCTCCGGCGGCTACCGCCGGATCGACCCGCTCCTCCGGCAGGAGTCCGACGGGATCTCCCGGCTCACGGCGGGCAGCCCGGCCATCGGCGCGGCGACGCTGGTGAGCGCCTCGGTGGCCGATGACATCGACGGCCACCAGCGCGGCACCGCCCGTGACATCGGCGCCGACGAGTACACGACACTGCCGCCCGTCCGACGTCCCCTCACGGCGGCCGACGTGGGTCCGAACGCCGCGTGA
- a CDS encoding NAD-dependent epimerase/dehydratase family protein, whose product MSLHLVIGYGAAGAATARLLTEKGHAVRVVTRSGRSAEPGIEHLALDATDSTRLTEAAQGAAAIYGCAAPPLHRWTSQWPPLVSSLCTAAEATGAVLVMLGNLYGYGPVDGPMTEALPLAATGPKGRVRAAGWERARELHEQGRITAVEVRASDFFGPGVTDGGHLAARVVPRLLRGRPVSTLGDPDAPHSWSYLPDVASALAEVAVEERAWGRAWHVPTAPALSVREMAGRLAAQSGTGPVAVRRMPPAVLGALSLFSPLIRELKETRYQFDRPFVVDSSAYEAEFTVRATPVDEQVKATLDWWRERLAATAAAPRRTGRGRA is encoded by the coding sequence GTGAGCCTTCATCTCGTCATAGGTTACGGAGCCGCCGGTGCGGCCACTGCCCGACTGCTGACCGAGAAGGGGCATGCGGTACGCGTCGTCACCAGGTCGGGCCGGAGCGCGGAGCCCGGCATCGAGCACCTGGCGCTGGACGCCACGGACAGCACGCGGCTGACCGAGGCCGCACAGGGCGCGGCGGCGATCTACGGCTGCGCCGCACCGCCCCTCCATCGCTGGACGAGTCAATGGCCGCCGCTGGTCTCGTCGCTCTGTACGGCGGCCGAGGCGACCGGGGCCGTCCTGGTCATGCTGGGCAACCTCTACGGTTACGGTCCGGTCGACGGTCCCATGACCGAGGCACTGCCGCTCGCGGCGACCGGCCCCAAGGGCCGGGTGCGCGCCGCCGGCTGGGAGCGGGCGCGGGAACTCCACGAGCAGGGGCGTATCACGGCGGTCGAGGTGCGGGCCTCGGACTTCTTCGGTCCCGGTGTGACCGACGGCGGCCACCTGGCCGCGCGGGTCGTGCCGCGACTGCTGCGCGGCAGGCCGGTCTCCACGCTCGGCGACCCGGACGCCCCGCACAGCTGGAGCTACCTCCCCGATGTGGCCAGTGCCCTGGCCGAGGTCGCGGTCGAGGAACGGGCCTGGGGGAGGGCCTGGCACGTTCCGACGGCGCCCGCACTGTCCGTTCGGGAGATGGCCGGCCGCCTCGCCGCTCAGTCGGGAACGGGGCCGGTCGCGGTGCGCAGGATGCCGCCGGCCGTATTGGGCGCGCTGTCCCTGTTCTCGCCGCTGATCCGTGAACTCAAAGAGACCCGGTATCAGTTCGACCGCCCGTTCGTCGTCGATTCGAGCGCGTACGAAGCCGAGTTCACCGTACGGGCGACCCCCGTCGACGAGCAGGTCAAGGCAACGCTGGACTGGTGGCGGGAGCGACTGGCCGCCACCGCGGCGGCGCCTCGTCGGACCGGCCGTGGCCGGGCCTGA